Proteins from one Salmo salar chromosome ssa07, Ssal_v3.1, whole genome shotgun sequence genomic window:
- the LOC106608774 gene encoding cytokine receptor common subunit gamma isoform X1, translating into MILKHLKCILVLQYFIHLVATEIAAEKALPEPLNLLLTWESEFRIKLSWNAPEDLDASCKVNYMIITRIGERRPKVETTFKLYKEYRLSMEDAVNYTVQTNPKHCTGRTISKPVSKSITKPTELVKNFQCSLYSSKAMNCSWLPANQASDLQLYYGYLDPSHIAACSEYQYRDDQRTGCHLKGSFLQYDVYFKVNGTLDGLSVQNNFLVLPRYHVKPPAPKVKITEEGQNLILSWDPPDIGAVHCWNFILNYNKCQESLSKEIQLEHVPVKVSYDKRCQYRVKLKAVYTKWCGEGGSDWSEEEIYGAEIRFPQDSPKDLNCTA; encoded by the exons ATGATTTTGAAACATTTGAAATGTATCTTGGTTCTACAATACTTTATTCATTTGGTCGCAACAGAGATTGCAGCTGAGAAAG CTCTCCCTGAGCCGCTCAACCTGTTATTGACGTGGGAGTCTGAATTCCGTATAAAGCTGTCGTGGAACGCACCAGAGGATTTAGATGCATCATGCAAGGTGAACTACATGATCATTACAAGGATCGGAGAG AGGAGACCCAAAGTAGAGACAACTTTCAAGTTGTATAAAGAGTATAGACTCTCTATGGAAGATGCGGTGAATTACACAGTGCAAACAAACCCCAAACACTGTACAGGCAGAACCATAAGCAAACCTGTCAGCAAATCCATCACTAAACCCACAG agtTGGTGAAGAATTTCCAGTGTTCCCTCTACTCCTCTAAGGCAATGAACTGCAGCTGGCTCCCAGCCAATCAGGCCTCAGACCTCCAGCTCTACTATGG GTACCTTGATCCCTCCCACATAGCAGCATGCagtgagtaccagtacagagatGATCAGAGGACAGGATGTCACCTGAAAGGATCCTTCCTTCAATATGACGTCTACTTCAAGGTCAATGGGACTCTCGATGGCTTATCTGTACAGAATAACTTCCTGGTGCTTCCTAGATATCATG TCAAGCCCCCGGCCCCTAAGGTGAAGATCACAGAGGAAGGTCAGAATCTCATCCTGAGCTGGGACCCTCCGGACATAGGCGCTGTCCACTGCTGGAATTTCATCTTAAACTACAATAAGTGTCAAGAGTCTCTG AGTAAGGAAATACAATTGGAACATGTACCAGTGAAGGTTTCATATGACAAGAGATGCCAGTACAGAGTCAAGCTTAAAGCAGTCTATACGAAATGGTGTGGGGAGGGAGGCAGCGACTGGAGCGAAGAGGAAATCTATG GCGCAGAAATACGTTTTCCCCAAGATTCCCCCAAGGACCTTAACTGCACTGCTTAA
- the LOC106608774 gene encoding interleukin-13 receptor subunit alpha-2 isoform X2 translates to MILKHLKCILVLQYFIHLVATEIAAEKALPEPLNLLLTWESEFRIKLSWNAPEDLDASCKVNYMIITRIGERRPKVETTFKLYKEYRLSMEDAVNYTVQTNPKHCTGRTISKPVSKSITKPTELVKNFQCSLYSSKAMNCSWLPANQASDLQLYYGYLDPSHIAACSEYQYRDDQRTGCHLKGSFLQYDVYFKVNGTLDGLSVQNNFLVLPRYHVKPPAPKVKITEEGQNLILSWDPPDIGAVHCWNFILNYNKCQESLAQKYVFPKIPPRTLTALLKSVRSASSAIDHRSALQL, encoded by the exons ATGATTTTGAAACATTTGAAATGTATCTTGGTTCTACAATACTTTATTCATTTGGTCGCAACAGAGATTGCAGCTGAGAAAG CTCTCCCTGAGCCGCTCAACCTGTTATTGACGTGGGAGTCTGAATTCCGTATAAAGCTGTCGTGGAACGCACCAGAGGATTTAGATGCATCATGCAAGGTGAACTACATGATCATTACAAGGATCGGAGAG AGGAGACCCAAAGTAGAGACAACTTTCAAGTTGTATAAAGAGTATAGACTCTCTATGGAAGATGCGGTGAATTACACAGTGCAAACAAACCCCAAACACTGTACAGGCAGAACCATAAGCAAACCTGTCAGCAAATCCATCACTAAACCCACAG agtTGGTGAAGAATTTCCAGTGTTCCCTCTACTCCTCTAAGGCAATGAACTGCAGCTGGCTCCCAGCCAATCAGGCCTCAGACCTCCAGCTCTACTATGG GTACCTTGATCCCTCCCACATAGCAGCATGCagtgagtaccagtacagagatGATCAGAGGACAGGATGTCACCTGAAAGGATCCTTCCTTCAATATGACGTCTACTTCAAGGTCAATGGGACTCTCGATGGCTTATCTGTACAGAATAACTTCCTGGTGCTTCCTAGATATCATG TCAAGCCCCCGGCCCCTAAGGTGAAGATCACAGAGGAAGGTCAGAATCTCATCCTGAGCTGGGACCCTCCGGACATAGGCGCTGTCCACTGCTGGAATTTCATCTTAAACTACAATAAGTGTCAAGAGTCTCTG GCGCAGAAATACGTTTTCCCCAAGATTCCCCCAAGGACCTTAACTGCACTGCTTAAGAGTGTCCGGAGTGCGAGCTCTGCAATCGATCATAGATCAGCACTCCAACTCTGA